The Morganella morganii sequence TGATGCTGTCAACAACAGGTGAGTGAGTCTGGAATACACGCTCAACACCTTCGCCGTTAGAAATCTTGCGAACAGTGAATGCAGAGTGCAGACCGCGGTTACGGATAGCGATAACCACGCCCTCGAATGCCTGCAGACGTTTTTTAGAACCTTCAACGACCCATACCTTAACTTCCACGGTGTCACCCGGACGGAATGAAGGTACGTCTTGTTTCATCTGCTCTTGTTCAAGTTGTTTAATAATG is a genomic window containing:
- the rplS gene encoding 50S ribosomal protein L19, which produces MSNIIKQLEQEQMKQDVPSFRPGDTVEVKVWVVEGSKKRLQAFEGVVIAIRNRGLHSAFTVRKISNGEGVERVFQTHSPVVDSISVKRRGAVRRAKLYYLRERSGKAARIKERLNAK